Within Bremerella sp. JC817, the genomic segment GGGCAACGGGTCGTACGTTCTGCCATCCGCAAACCACGCCTGCCGCCCCCACGCCGGTCAGCGACGGCAAGTCGGTCTATGCCTTCTTCGGTTCGAGCGACCTGGTCTGCCTTGATCTCGACGGCAACTTGAAGTGGTATCGCGGTCTGGGGCACGAGCATCCCAAGGCAGGCAACGATGTCGGGATGGCGAGCTCGCCGATCGTAGTCGATGGAACGGTGATCGTTCAGATCGAAAACCAGGGCGATTCGTTCGCCGCTGGGATCAACGCCGAGAATGGTCAGACCCGTTGGTTTCTTCCGCGAGCTGAACGAGCCAACTGGGCTTCTCCCATTTCGCTAAGCGTTGCCCAGCCCGATGGTCAGCATGTGGCGCTGCTGCAAAGTGGCGACGGCATCACGGCCGTGTCAGCGAAAGAAGGGGAAGTGCTGTGGGAACTGGGGGGTGGTGCGTCGACGATCTCGACTTCGCTGACCACCGACAATCGAGCTTTCATCGTGTCGAACGGCCTGACGGTTCTCGACATCGAAGATCCGAGTCAGAAGCCAGAGATCGTCTGGGAAGCCAACAAGCTAAACCCATCCTCGATGAGCCCGATTCTGCACAACGGCAAGGTCTATACGATCAACGGCGCTGGCGTGCTGAACTGCGGCGACGCGGCCACCGGCGATCTGGAATGGGCCGTGCGTCTGAAAGGGAAGTTCTGGGCCACGCCCGTGATCGTGGGCGACAAGATGTATGCCTTCAATTTCGACGGTCTCGGCATGGTGATCGATCTTTCAGGGAAGAAGGCTCAAATCGTCGAGGAAATCGACATGGGCGAGAACATTCAAGCGACGCCTGCCTTGGGCTCTGACGGCATGTATGTCAAAGGAGAACACCACCTGTGGAAGATCGCCTCCAAGCAGTAAAATGGGGTATCCCATCCATGATCCCTCGTGCTTGAAGTTGCCCTGTGGTAAGCGAAATTGAAATCACGCCGTGCGGTCCGATCTTCGGATCGATCCGCCCTCCTGGTTCGAAAAGCCTGACCAACCGTGCCTTGATCATCGCCGCATTGGCTCAAGGGCGTTCGCTGCTGACCGGGGCGCTCGCCAGTGAAGATACCGAGGTAATGATTGAAAGCTTGCGAGCCATCGGCGTCGCGATCGATGTCGACGAGATCAACCACACGCTACGCGTCGAAGGCAACGGAGGGCAATTCCAAGGCGAGAACACCGAGATGTTCATCGCCAACTCTGGCACCTCGATGCGATTTCTCACGGCGCTGGCAACTCTCGGCCAAGGCACGTTTCGCCTGGATGGCATCAAGCGAATGCGCGAGCGGCCCATTGGCGACTTGATCAAGGCTCTGCAGCAACTCGGCGCCGACATTCAAACCGAAAGCGACAACGGTTGCCCGCCGGTATTGGTTCGCGCGAAAGGCCTGCCAGGCGGCAAGGCGACCATCGCCGGGAACATCAGCAGCCAATACCTCAGCGGCCTGCTGATGGCGGCACCGTATGCCCGAAGCGAAGTTCAACTGGAAGTCGACGGCGAACTGGTATCGCAGCCTTACGTCCGCATGACGACCCAGATCATGCGTGACTTTGGCGTCACCGTCGAAGAGAACGACTGTCGCCGCTTCGTGATCGCTGGCCAGCAGCAGTACCAGGCCCGTCCATATGCGATCGAGCCTGACGCTTCGGCGGCGAGCTACTTCTGGGGCGCGGCCGCAGTCAGCGGCGGCAAGGTATGCGTCGAAGGGCTCACCAAGGATGCCCTGCAAGGGGATGTTGGTTTCGTCGAAGCGCTGCGGCAAATGGGCTGTGAAGTCGAATATGGTAAGGACTCGATCACCGTGACCGGCGGCAAGCTGAAGGGGATCGATATCGACATGGGCGAGATCAGCGACACGGTTCAAACCTTGGCCGCGGTTGCTCTGTTTGCCGAAGGCCCAACCCGGGTGACCGGCGTGGCCCATAACCGCCACAAAGAAACCGACCGCATCGGCGACCTGGCCTGTGAACTTCGAAAGTTGGGTGCCGCGGTCGAAGAGTTGGAAGACGGCATGGTGATCACACCGGGGACGCTTCAGCCCGCTCGCATCGAAACGTACAACGACCACCGCATGGCAATGAGCCTCGCGTTGGTGGGCCTGCGTCAGCCAGGAGTCGTCATTACGAATCCGGCATGCACCAGCAAGACCTACCCACTCTTCTTTGAAGACCTGGCCGCGATCTGCCAGGGAGATTAGGCAACGCTTCCCCCATTGCCGGGGCGAAGCCGCAACAAGAAATGAGAAAAGCCGCCTCAACAGGCGGCTGTTTTCGTTCTGGTCGATCCCCGGGTCAATGGAATAAGCCATTGCCGAGGGACCTCGCCGATTTAATTGGTTCCGAACGTCGCCGGGAAGTGCGACGTGGGCATCCCTTTGCCTAAGTAGGCATCGGCCCGATGAAGAGCATCTTCGATCGGATTCACCATCGGAGCGGCCAGAATCGTCGGGTCTTGGGAAGTGAACTTGGCGCCGCAATGTTGGCAGGAAACCTCGAGTCCTAAGTACTCGACCTTCACCTGCAACTTGCGACCGCAAGTCGGACAAGGCTGGACGAAGTAAGTGATTTTGCACACAACGGCATCTCCTACTACCGCGACCAAGAGATAAGCATCACCAGGTGACGACAACCCGGCAACGTTCCCGCAGTATAAGAAATGGGCCTAAGAAATCAACCGAAATCCGCGACGAATGCATATCAATACCACGTTATGGGTATCGCTAGGGGAATTAATACCAACTTACCCGTTTAATACGATTTCCTGCTTGCACCCCTGATTAGTACGGTAAATCGAATCGATATCGCGGGAATTTGCGGTAATGCCGCGATCTGCGGATAAACACACCCCCATGCTAAGTTTTGTCCTATCTTTAAGTTGTAAGGACTACTTTTTTTGCCATTTCAGGCGATTACCCCCTGCCTAATTTGTGCAACCGGACTCTGGAACACTTATGCGACCGTCCCCTCGCTACTGCCTGGTACTGACTTGCTTAATGATGCTGACCGGTGTGGTCGCAAGCGTTTCGCCGGTGCGTGCAGATACTCCTTCGCCTGATTTCAGCACGTTGGAGAAGCTCGTCCAGCAATATTTCCTGCATGCGAGAACGCGGTCGACGCCGATCCTGCTCACCCAAAGCAAGGTGCATGACCTGCTGGAAGAGTTGCGCGGAATGCGAATCTACATTCCGGGACGCGGACAGATTGTCCGGAGCTTTCCGCACGATAAAGAATTCTTCGCTCGGTTCGTGCTCAGCGAGCTCAGCCAGGAACCTGCCCGTAGCTATCCCGAAGATCCAACGTTTCTGCTTCAGCGTATCGATGCGATGTGCTCTTCGTACGATACGATCCGGCATCTCAATCGTATTGCCGGACGAGGCGAAGCGTTCTCGGAAGACTGGACGGGAACCGACGCGATGTTCCCGCAGATCGATGATGCCGCCCTGGAAGATATCTTGAACGATCTAGGCGTGCGAAGCGCCGCCGACGCCCAACCGCGACGGCGGAACTACACCATCGATCACTTGCTGGAAGTGCTCAAAACGGCCTACGAGCCAGAGACGCCGCCAGCCACGAAGACCGTCTCACTTGACGCGCTCGGCCGATAGAATCTGCACTGGCTGACGAGGCAGATTGGCGAAACCATCGTTGGTTTCTACTTCGACCTGCGAGATCGCGTCGGCCACTTCCATTCCATCGATCACTTCGCCGAAGACGCAATAGCCGTAGCTACTCGAATCGTCGTTGCCGATATGATCGAATGCTTCGTTGTCAGCACAGTTGATAAAGAACTGACACGTCGAGCTATGAATGAAGTTCGGATCGCGCGACATGGCGATCGTGCCTCGCTTGTTCTTCAGCCCATTGGTTGCTTCGTTCTGGATTTCGCTCCGCACGTCACGCGGGCTCATATTCGAGTCGAACAGCCCTCCCAACACCATGCGGTCGGCATGGACGTAGTGGAAGATGGTTCCGTCGTAATGCTTGGTGGCGACGTAATTGGTCAGAAAGTTATCGACTGTCGCCGGAGCTTTCTTGGCATCCAAACGCAGACGAATCTTACCCATCGTGGTGGTCAGCACCACCTCCGGAAATTCTTCGCCACGGAAGTCCGACTGCTGAAGTTCGGAAATTGACATTTCCGTCGTCATTGTTGGTGCGTCACCGCTCAGCGCGTTGGCACCAGGATCACCAATACTTGCTGCCGGGGGAGTCGCGGCGTCGGAACCACCACAACCGGTAATCAACAGAATAAAGCCGAAAGCCAACCCAAGCTGGGTTGCCCAAGATAAGTGCGGGGATTTCATCAAGCACGCCTCCTTGCGCTGCGCCTGAATTTGGATCGAACGGGTCAGGTTCGGGTCGGGAATTGCCGGTATTGTCGAGATTTCGCCAAACGATGCAACACGAGTTTCGCCAGCACGGATAGCATCGAATTCTAAATACCAGCATTCATCCCAGGCAGTGTAAGGCTTGCTCGCGGATATTACTCGAGCCAGCCAAGATACCCCAAATAGGTGTAGATCCACGGATGAACCCACGGGTTTAGCGCTGAATAGCTGGCCGACGCCGCACTCAAAAGCAGAAGCAAAGCGAATATTCGTTGCCCCCACACAAAGTTCTTCCACCGATCCAGGACCGGAATCATCGCGGTTAACCACATTGGGATTAACCAGAAAGCCCAGCGAAAGCCAGACGTCATCCCGCCGTAGTTGCGGTCTTTCAACGGCCGGAAAATATAGAACAAAAGGCAGACCGCCGTCAGCAAGACAATAAAAATGGCGACCTGGCGGAACGCTCCTTTTTCACCCAGCCATAAGCCCAACCCCAAGATCGAGAGCAACCAGACCGGCGTCAGCGACAACACGCCGTGATGCCCAATCAGCACATGGAACGCGTACAACGGGATCGAGGCCTCTCCTTTGTCGACTCCCTGCTTCACGCCTGGTTTCCAGTAACTGGTGTCGTAGTCGTACCAGTTGTCCCAGTCGCGAAGCTCGATTGCATCCTCGGTCCGCTGCAGGGCATAGCGGCGATCGATCCCGCGATCGAGCAGCACCCAGCGGGAACCTGTTTCACGCGTGATGACTTCGGCCTGATCGCTGAGCTGAACGTTGTGTTCCGCCAGAATATCGTTCACTTCGGCCGGCACTTCGTTCTTATCGAACGCGCCGTGCATCTTCTCTTCGACCGTTCCCAATACCGGACCGTCGGCCCGATGAGCATAAGGGGGACGCCAAGATTGATGGGCGATGTAGTTGGAACCGATCGAAAGGACCAGCACGATCACCGCGGCTGGCAGCCCGCACAAAAGCGTTGGAATGGGGCGACGGATTAGCATCGCCAGCCCCAGGAATGCCAGGAAGCTGAAGGCTGGCAAATCGTTCACCGCCACCGAAGCCGCAAAGAAGCCAGCCCCGAGCAGATAGCGAGCCTCGCTTCGCCCGTCGCACCAGACGCGAAGCCCGCAGTACAAGGCGATCGCCACGCTGGTTGCCGCCACCAGGTGATTATTGATTGTCACGGCGTAGGTCGTCAGGAAAGTTCCGAAGGCGACCGTTGCCACGATCCCGATCCGGGCAAAGTCAGACCGGGCATAGCGTTCGACAATCAAGATCGTCGGCCATAACAGTCCCAAAAGCAGCAGCCCGTTGGTGACGATCAGAATGATTCGCCCCACGTAATAAGGATGCTCCGAGATCTCGATTCCGACCGTGTTTTTAATCAGCCAATACTCGCCCGCCAGCACGCAGGCCATCAGTGGAGGTTTACTGCTGTAATAGTGATACCGGCCATCGGGGCCAAGGTGATACACCTTGTCGATCGAATCCCAGTATCGATCCTGAATGACTTCGTCGATGGCGAAGGTCTGATGATCGACCAGCGAGCGCACCGTCGCCCAGCGACTACGATCGTTCGCACTCAAAAAGGGATGACGATTGTGATTCGCCGTGACGGCATAAATCCGTCCGATCGCTCCGCCGAGACAGATCGCCAGCAGCAACCAATAAACGGCCCATCGCAAGCGATCGGCATCGGTCATCTGGTCGTCTCGCTTCCGAGAAACTCTAGTTGGTTTCATCGCGCGAGCCTACCTTTTGCGAGATGAAGTACGACTTCGTTTGGGGAGCCATCGCCGAACGAATGATCTCGGCCAGCAAACCGACCGTGACAAACTGCGTGCCGAGCAGCAGCGAGACGATCGAGTAATAGAACACCGCGCGCTTGTGCAGTTCAATCGGTTCTTCCACGCCGATCAACCGATCGATCACCCACCAGCCTGAAAGCCCGAACAATCCGACGAAGCCGAGCGCGAAGAATAAAAGGCCAATCCCGCCGAGCAAATGCTGCGGCCGCTGACCATAACCGGTAATAAAAGCCACCGTGGTCAGGTCGAGGAAGCCTTTCAGGAATCTTCGGACGCCGTACTTCGAATGCCCAAACTGGCGTGCCCGGTGGTTGATGACGATCTCGCCCACCTTCCAACCGTGAGCCGCGGCCAGGACCGGGACGAATCGGTGGAGCTCGCCATACAGACGAACTTCATTGAAGATCTCGCCGCGGTAACACTTCATGCCGCAGTTGTGGTCATGCAGCGTCACGCCGGTCAGCGTACTGACCATCCAGTTGAACACGCGTGACGGACCGACCTTATGCCATGGGTCGTGACGCACTTTCTTCCAGCCGCTGACGACATCGTTGCCGGCGTCCAGTTGTTCGAGGAACCGTGGGATCTCGTTCGGATCGTCCTGCAGGTCGGCATCCATCGTGATGATGACGTCGCCGGTTGCTTCCTGAAAGCCTGCATCCAGCGCGGCGGCTTTGCCAAAGTTCCGGCGGAACTTGAGCGCACGAATCCGCGAGTCCTTTTCGGTCAACCGCGAGATGACCTGCCACGAATCATCCTTCGAACCGTCGTCGATAAACAGAATTTCGACATCATAGTTGTTCGCTGTCACGACCGCGCAGATCTCTTCGTGCAGCTTGTCGAGACTTTCGTCTTCGTTATAGACCGGGATCACTAAAGACAGCTTCATGGGCTCTTACTCTTCCAAGCATATTCGTTATGCAGGACGTTGGGCGGGATCGGTGTTGGAACTCTCTTCCGAGGGGGAAGGCTCGCTGGGGGAGCCATCGGTTTGAGGTGCCCGGGCGGGAATAGCATATAGGATAGTCGCCAGAGCCACTTCCGCCAAAAGCCACGATACTCGCAACAAGACGGCCGAAACGACCGCGACCACGGGCCCGAATACCGGAGCCATCATTTCCATGATGACATACTCGCGAACCCCCATCCCGCCAGGAATTGGGGTCACGAAACCAACCACCATCGCCAAACAAACCGTGGCAGCCAGTAGTGGGAACATCTTCATTCCGCCTGCCATATGTGCGTCGGCGTCGGGAATACTGGCCATCGTTGCGAACAGACTGCCCCCCAGCAGCGTCCATCCAATAATATTCGCGCACCAGCCCCAGGCCATCACGCGGTAATTCAGCCCGGCCAGATTCTGCTCGATCTCTGGGTTGATCTTCGAGACCTTCAGCAGCAGCACGATCTTGCGAAAGACCGGCGGCAACGTCACGAACCCAGCAGCCAGGCCAATGCCCACGGCGATCAGTAGTAATAGATGATGATGGGAAAACCAGATGGCGATCAGAGCCGCGGCGTAAACCGCCCCGACCGAAACCATGGTCAGTGTTTCTGCAAAGACTGCGGTTGCGACGACGGAGCGCTGTAGGCCGGTACCTTGCACCAGCGAAGTACGCAGTACGACCACCAGCGCCTTGCCGGGCACATACTTTCCGAGATGCCCAATGAAGAAGGCCCGAATCGCACTCCAGAACGTGGGGTGCTGCTTCATGGCGGTCATCAAGCGGTACCAGAAGATCCCCATCGGCAACGAGCCCAACAGGTACAAGAGACCTGCGGCGATCACCCAATCCCAGCGAAGTTGGCCAAAAGAAAAATTATTTTGGTGAACTTGATCGATTGCTTTTTGGATATTCTGCCAAACACCCCAGACCACCAAACCCACCACAATCAACTGAACCGCAGTCATCGCGCGCGACTTCCACAGCTTCGCTTGGCTGACTGGGCGACCATCCGGGCAATCTGGGCTTACTGGAGAATCCAACGAAGGTGCTTCTAGCGGTGTGACAGCTTATGTGGATAACTTGGCGATGGTAGTCTATCGCAAAGCCGCTGCGAACCCCAAGGGGCATCATGCCGTAATGCTTTACCGAAACCGAGATAGGGAATTCTCCTCGCGGCGGTGCTGGCGGCAAGAATGCTGGCAAATGTCGCTTTCCTGTTTCCAGGATAATAGTTAG encodes:
- the aroA gene encoding 3-phosphoshikimate 1-carboxyvinyltransferase, which gives rise to MVSEIEITPCGPIFGSIRPPGSKSLTNRALIIAALAQGRSLLTGALASEDTEVMIESLRAIGVAIDVDEINHTLRVEGNGGQFQGENTEMFIANSGTSMRFLTALATLGQGTFRLDGIKRMRERPIGDLIKALQQLGADIQTESDNGCPPVLVRAKGLPGGKATIAGNISSQYLSGLLMAAPYARSEVQLEVDGELVSQPYVRMTTQIMRDFGVTVEENDCRRFVIAGQQQYQARPYAIEPDASAASYFWGAAAVSGGKVCVEGLTKDALQGDVGFVEALRQMGCEVEYGKDSITVTGGKLKGIDIDMGEISDTVQTLAAVALFAEGPTRVTGVAHNRHKETDRIGDLACELRKLGAAVEELEDGMVITPGTLQPARIETYNDHRMAMSLALVGLRQPGVVITNPACTSKTYPLFFEDLAAICQGD
- a CDS encoding lysylphosphatidylglycerol synthase transmembrane domain-containing protein, with the protein product MDSPVSPDCPDGRPVSQAKLWKSRAMTAVQLIVVGLVVWGVWQNIQKAIDQVHQNNFSFGQLRWDWVIAAGLLYLLGSLPMGIFWYRLMTAMKQHPTFWSAIRAFFIGHLGKYVPGKALVVVLRTSLVQGTGLQRSVVATAVFAETLTMVSVGAVYAAALIAIWFSHHHLLLLIAVGIGLAAGFVTLPPVFRKIVLLLKVSKINPEIEQNLAGLNYRVMAWGWCANIIGWTLLGGSLFATMASIPDADAHMAGGMKMFPLLAATVCLAMVVGFVTPIPGGMGVREYVIMEMMAPVFGPVVAVVSAVLLRVSWLLAEVALATILYAIPARAPQTDGSPSEPSPSEESSNTDPAQRPA
- a CDS encoding glycosyltransferase family 2 protein; amino-acid sequence: MKLSLVIPVYNEDESLDKLHEEICAVVTANNYDVEILFIDDGSKDDSWQVISRLTEKDSRIRALKFRRNFGKAAALDAGFQEATGDVIITMDADLQDDPNEIPRFLEQLDAGNDVVSGWKKVRHDPWHKVGPSRVFNWMVSTLTGVTLHDHNCGMKCYRGEIFNEVRLYGELHRFVPVLAAAHGWKVGEIVINHRARQFGHSKYGVRRFLKGFLDLTTVAFITGYGQRPQHLLGGIGLLFFALGFVGLFGLSGWWVIDRLIGVEEPIELHKRAVFYYSIVSLLLGTQFVTVGLLAEIIRSAMAPQTKSYFISQKVGSRDETN
- a CDS encoding PQQ-binding-like beta-propeller repeat protein encodes the protein MRTLLCLLCLGLVTTAARADWKQFRGDDTTGAVDKCPVPDKWSVDGENIAWSVELPGRGPSSPIIVGNKVILTTADGADLQRLHVLCYSTTDGKLLWHRNFWATGRTFCHPQTTPAAPTPVSDGKSVYAFFGSSDLVCLDLDGNLKWYRGLGHEHPKAGNDVGMASSPIVVDGTVIVQIENQGDSFAAGINAENGQTRWFLPRAERANWASPISLSVAQPDGQHVALLQSGDGITAVSAKEGEVLWELGGGASTISTSLTTDNRAFIVSNGLTVLDIEDPSQKPEIVWEANKLNPSSMSPILHNGKVYTINGAGVLNCGDAATGDLEWAVRLKGKFWATPVIVGDKMYAFNFDGLGMVIDLSGKKAQIVEEIDMGENIQATPALGSDGMYVKGEHHLWKIASKQ
- a CDS encoding peptidylprolyl isomerase: MKSPHLSWATQLGLAFGFILLITGCGGSDAATPPAASIGDPGANALSGDAPTMTTEMSISELQQSDFRGEEFPEVVLTTTMGKIRLRLDAKKAPATVDNFLTNYVATKHYDGTIFHYVHADRMVLGGLFDSNMSPRDVRSEIQNEATNGLKNKRGTIAMSRDPNFIHSSTCQFFINCADNEAFDHIGNDDSSSYGYCVFGEVIDGMEVADAISQVEVETNDGFANLPRQPVQILSAERVK